One stretch of Chryseobacterium sp. LJ668 DNA includes these proteins:
- a CDS encoding DUF4920 domain-containing protein — protein MKFKSILFLVAVSASTLVFSQEQKKSGPPAGNAIVGDTYGSVITSTESKAITVEKLAKKLKKDNTKVENVTIKGKVTDVCDKKGCWLTIQTEDDTQFFVKMKDYGFFVPTALKGKNVVLEGNAERKVTSIDEQKHYAEDAKKPQAEIDAITKPKEEIRFVANGIKVVN, from the coding sequence ATGAAATTTAAATCCATATTATTTTTAGTTGCAGTAAGCGCTTCAACTTTAGTATTTTCTCAAGAACAGAAAAAATCTGGCCCTCCTGCAGGAAATGCAATCGTAGGTGATACCTATGGCTCTGTAATTACTTCTACAGAATCTAAAGCAATAACCGTTGAAAAATTGGCTAAAAAGTTGAAAAAAGACAACACAAAAGTAGAAAACGTTACTATAAAAGGTAAAGTAACTGACGTTTGTGATAAGAAAGGCTGCTGGTTGACAATCCAGACAGAAGATGATACCCAGTTTTTCGTAAAAATGAAAGATTATGGCTTTTTCGTACCGACTGCTCTGAAGGGTAAAAATGTAGTTCTGGAAGGAAACGCCGAAAGAAAGGTAACTTCTATTGACGAACAAAAGCATTACGCAGAAGATGCTAAAAAACCTCAGGCTGAAATCGATGCAATCACTAAACCAAAAGAGGAGATCAGATTTGTAGCCAACGGAATTAAAGTCGTTAATTAA
- a CDS encoding APC family permease, whose protein sequence is MQKKLKLWDATMLVMGSMIGSGIFIVSADMMRNLGSGYWMIVVWIITGIMTVAAAISYGELSALFPKAGGQYTYLTEIFGKRMGFLYGWGLFTVIQTGTIAAVAMAFGKFTAYLVPSLNDAAPIFQSGEFQITWIQVLAIAIILLLTYINTRGVESGKLLQNVFTGSKILALLGLIAAGFIFVDFSHLAENFSFGTDAFNNTYKDSQGNFLKNGWESIDGMTLMGGIAAAMVGSVFSSVAWENVTFVSGEIENPKKNVVKAMILGTSAVMLLYIAVNFVYLNAIDRDSIAFAANDRVAVAASQNIFGSAGTVIIAVLVLVSTFGCNNGLILAGSRVFQTMAKDGLFFKSAVKNNKNDVPSNALWMQGIWASVLCLSGQYGNLLDMISFVIVLFYMITVFGVIYLRFKQPNLERPYKTWLYPITPIIYLVIGTVFCVLLLIYKQQYTWPGFLIVLLGLPVYYLINRNKSTES, encoded by the coding sequence ATGCAAAAAAAACTAAAACTTTGGGATGCTACCATGCTCGTGATGGGCTCTATGATCGGTAGCGGAATCTTTATTGTAAGCGCAGATATGATGCGGAATTTAGGATCAGGATACTGGATGATTGTTGTCTGGATCATCACCGGAATCATGACCGTAGCTGCAGCAATCAGTTACGGTGAACTGTCTGCATTGTTTCCTAAAGCAGGCGGACAATATACCTATCTTACAGAAATTTTTGGAAAAAGAATGGGTTTTCTATATGGTTGGGGCCTGTTTACTGTAATTCAGACCGGTACCATTGCTGCAGTAGCAATGGCGTTCGGAAAGTTTACGGCATATCTTGTTCCTTCTCTAAATGATGCGGCTCCGATCTTTCAGAGCGGCGAATTTCAAATTACATGGATTCAGGTTCTCGCCATAGCCATTATTCTACTGCTTACTTACATTAATACAAGAGGAGTCGAAAGCGGAAAACTACTTCAGAATGTATTCACAGGCTCAAAAATATTAGCTTTATTAGGGTTAATCGCTGCAGGATTTATTTTCGTAGATTTTTCACATCTTGCAGAAAATTTCAGTTTTGGAACTGATGCTTTTAATAATACATATAAAGACTCACAAGGCAACTTCCTGAAAAACGGTTGGGAATCTATCGATGGAATGACTTTAATGGGTGGAATTGCCGCTGCAATGGTTGGTTCGGTATTTAGCTCTGTTGCTTGGGAAAATGTAACCTTTGTTTCGGGTGAAATAGAAAATCCAAAGAAAAATGTTGTGAAAGCAATGATATTAGGGACTTCTGCAGTAATGCTTTTATATATTGCGGTGAATTTTGTTTATTTAAATGCCATCGATCGTGATTCCATCGCATTTGCGGCCAATGACAGAGTAGCGGTTGCAGCTTCACAGAATATTTTCGGAAGTGCGGGAACCGTAATTATTGCAGTTCTTGTCCTGGTTTCTACCTTCGGATGCAATAACGGATTGATTTTAGCAGGTTCAAGAGTTTTTCAGACCATGGCAAAAGACGGTTTATTCTTCAAATCTGCTGTCAAAAACAATAAAAATGATGTTCCTTCAAACGCCTTATGGATGCAGGGAATCTGGGCTTCCGTTTTATGCCTTAGTGGGCAGTACGGAAATCTTTTAGATATGATTTCGTTCGTCATCGTTCTCTTTTATATGATTACCGTTTTTGGAGTGATTTACTTAAGATTTAAGCAGCCCAATCTCGAAAGACCCTACAAAACATGGTTATATCCGATAACACCTATCATTTATTTGGTGATTGGAACTGTTTTCTGCGTTCTTCTTCTGATCTATAAGCAGCAATATACCTGGCCTGGATTTTTGATTGTCTTACTCGGACTTCCCGTTTATTATTTGATTAATCGGAATAAAAGTACGGAGTCTTAA
- a CDS encoding GPW/gp25 family protein, whose amino-acid sequence MDTPNYRMPFVPATLMSEGGSIDTCDMGESIAHNIMLLITTKKGENRYDESYGNEVWNLEFDNGVTPAVWENVFIKSLKKQIHDFEPRIIQPQIDAHIEVVEHSYDTKEHTEIKKKVRIAINAKMEATGERFSFSTEIFLSPMSID is encoded by the coding sequence ATGGACACACCCAATTACAGAATGCCATTCGTTCCAGCTACACTGATGTCTGAAGGAGGAAGTATAGACACCTGCGATATGGGAGAAAGCATAGCTCACAATATCATGCTCCTCATTACTACAAAAAAAGGTGAAAACAGGTATGACGAAAGTTACGGAAATGAAGTCTGGAACCTGGAATTTGACAATGGAGTAACACCTGCAGTATGGGAAAATGTTTTTATTAAAAGCCTCAAAAAACAGATTCATGATTTTGAGCCCCGGATTATCCAGCCACAGATAGATGCTCACATAGAAGTTGTGGAACACAGCTACGATACCAAAGAACATACGGAAATCAAGAAAAAAGTAAGAATCGCCATCAATGCAAAAATGGAAGCCACGGGAGAACGTTTTAGTTTCTCTACTGAAATATTTTTAAGCCCGATGTCAATTGATTAA
- a CDS encoding type VI secretion system baseplate subunit TssF, producing MNLDQNIYSKESVKARMLQNATKVWGLKSPQSLDPFVKLLIDAFSTEVFKANNEIQTVNARILEKLAKLLTPSIYTHPIPAHAVAFTAPFESSEILLEHTEFFFRKQMNSTVKSESDKQLNIPFTPIAGIRTIKAQTAIMFVGNTCYSIDERLNKIPISRFQGRPSDYRKVTIGIDVSKYSDEKFPRSFGLYCSNPAFEHLDFVYKLLPYITVSSNGNPLFVKEGLSYLKKEQAEGYEQLFHEQSIQTKIIEDIKSIYHHKFIEIAGLSRDLFSDTGVLPQDLDFLNGREEIHKYIDGKSFLWLTFEFPPQFSAEILDNFTFVLNAFPIYNRGWKKTEYSLDIMGNNIPLITEEGEHFLYVDEVQDGEGRKYTEIPFTPSDDLKKGLYTVRKGGMERFNNRNAVDMISNVLELTRDEIAAFSLLNRDNVKGMLSEMSDKMKSMVQKVNNARRSIRQELNYVIMEPVEKTDHTYAAFWITHCTFANHMRPGTELSNQLKSQSLILLTETIGGAEEQKGSDSIQAYKYALTTRDKIISLEDVKNYCRMVLKDELKDVRVKRGTMISNKPKEGFVRTVEVEVIPQNYSFYGRVYWENMANILRNQIVSKAIDGIEYRVMITNEDVDFFEN from the coding sequence ATGAATTTAGATCAGAATATATATTCCAAAGAATCTGTAAAAGCAAGAATGCTGCAGAATGCAACCAAAGTGTGGGGATTAAAAAGCCCGCAATCTCTGGATCCTTTTGTAAAACTTTTAATTGATGCTTTCAGTACCGAAGTTTTCAAGGCTAATAACGAAATTCAGACCGTCAATGCAAGAATTCTCGAAAAGCTGGCAAAACTTTTAACGCCTTCAATTTATACCCATCCGATTCCGGCGCATGCTGTTGCCTTTACGGCACCTTTTGAATCTTCAGAGATACTATTGGAGCACACCGAGTTTTTTTTCAGAAAACAAATGAATTCAACAGTAAAATCAGAATCAGATAAACAGCTGAATATACCTTTTACGCCAATTGCAGGAATTCGTACGATAAAAGCACAGACGGCAATCATGTTCGTTGGTAACACATGCTATAGCATCGATGAAAGATTAAATAAAATCCCAATATCTAGATTTCAGGGAAGACCTTCTGACTACAGAAAAGTAACAATAGGAATTGACGTTTCAAAATATTCAGATGAAAAATTCCCTCGATCTTTTGGGTTGTACTGTTCAAATCCTGCTTTTGAGCATTTAGACTTTGTATATAAATTACTTCCGTACATAACGGTTTCCAGTAACGGAAATCCCTTATTTGTAAAAGAAGGTTTATCATATCTTAAAAAAGAGCAGGCGGAAGGTTATGAGCAGCTTTTTCATGAACAATCGATTCAAACAAAGATTATTGAAGATATCAAAAGCATTTATCATCACAAATTTATTGAAATAGCCGGACTTTCCAGGGATTTGTTTTCTGATACAGGTGTTTTACCTCAGGATTTAGATTTTCTTAACGGAAGAGAAGAAATTCATAAGTACATCGACGGGAAAAGCTTTTTATGGCTCACCTTTGAATTCCCGCCGCAGTTTTCAGCTGAAATTTTGGATAATTTCACATTTGTATTAAATGCATTCCCCATCTACAACCGAGGCTGGAAAAAAACGGAATACAGTTTAGACATCATGGGAAACAATATCCCGTTGATCACTGAAGAAGGCGAACATTTTCTCTACGTTGACGAAGTTCAGGACGGTGAAGGGAGAAAGTACACAGAAATTCCTTTTACACCCTCCGATGATCTGAAAAAAGGTCTGTACACCGTAAGAAAAGGCGGAATGGAAAGATTCAACAATAGAAATGCAGTCGATATGATTTCTAATGTTCTCGAACTGACAAGAGATGAGATTGCTGCCTTCTCACTATTAAACCGTGATAATGTGAAAGGCATGCTCAGCGAAATGTCTGATAAAATGAAATCGATGGTTCAGAAAGTAAATAATGCCAGAAGAAGCATTAGACAAGAATTGAATTATGTGATTATGGAGCCGGTAGAAAAAACCGACCACACCTACGCCGCATTTTGGATTACGCACTGTACTTTTGCCAATCACATGCGCCCTGGGACAGAGCTTTCCAATCAATTAAAATCCCAATCTTTGATCCTTTTAACAGAAACGATTGGCGGCGCCGAAGAACAAAAAGGTTCAGACAGCATCCAGGCGTACAAATATGCTCTGACAACTAGAGATAAAATTATTTCTCTCGAAGACGTGAAAAACTATTGCAGAATGGTTTTGAAAGACGAACTCAAGGATGTCCGGGTAAAAAGAGGAACCATGATCAGTAACAAACCGAAAGAAGGTTTCGTCCGTACTGTTGAAGTAGAAGTGATCCCTCAAAATTATTCATTCTATGGAAGAGTCTATTGGGAAAATATGGCCAATATTCTAAGAAATCAAATCGTTTCTAAAGCTATTGACGGAATAGAATATCGGGTAATGATCACTAATGAAGATGTAGATTTTTTTGAGAATTAA